A portion of the Mycoplasmopsis mustelae genome contains these proteins:
- the serS gene encoding serine--tRNA ligase, whose protein sequence is MLDIKYVLSNVDKVKKGLQKRRFDMSFFDKFLNLAKQRGQSMSDAQNAKSKLSQLSKQFQFYKNDKIRLEQLKQEIVKIKQDEVNLNQHANSLNTKINEMLLSIPNLPLDSVPVGSDENDNQVLYEFANLGRGLVKDIKPHYEIAKDLDIIDIERAVKLSGSRYVIYKNQGSKLVRALINFMLDLHTSKGYQEFNTPVIVKEHILYGTGQLPKFVDDLYKISGANEYLIPTAEVTLTNIYNNEIIDLSTTFKATAYTECFRSEAGSSGKDTKGILRQHQFKKIELVKITNKDVAWDEYLKTVDDARSVLEALEIPYRAVILCGGDLGFSSMFTTDLELWLPSEQRYREVSSVSYFGDFQARRAMIRYRDAESKVHYAHTINGSGLAVDRVIAALLEIYQNPDGSISIPTVLQPYMNGARFIK, encoded by the coding sequence ATGTTGGATATAAAATATGTTTTAAGTAACGTCGATAAAGTTAAAAAAGGTTTACAAAAACGCAGGTTTGATATGAGCTTTTTTGATAAATTTTTAAATTTAGCAAAGCAAAGAGGTCAAAGCATGTCTGACGCACAAAATGCAAAAAGCAAACTCTCACAGCTTTCTAAACAATTTCAATTTTATAAGAATGATAAAATAAGACTAGAGCAACTAAAACAAGAAATTGTTAAAATCAAGCAAGATGAAGTAAATTTAAATCAACATGCAAATAGTTTAAACACTAAAATTAATGAGATGTTATTGTCAATTCCCAATCTTCCTTTAGATTCTGTACCAGTTGGTTCGGACGAAAATGATAATCAAGTTTTATATGAATTTGCTAATTTAGGTCGTGGTTTAGTTAAGGATATCAAGCCGCATTATGAAATTGCTAAAGACTTAGACATTATAGACATTGAACGAGCGGTTAAGTTATCTGGTTCGCGTTATGTTATTTATAAAAATCAAGGCTCTAAATTAGTGCGTGCTTTAATTAATTTTATGTTAGATTTACACACTTCTAAAGGTTATCAAGAATTTAATACGCCTGTAATAGTTAAAGAGCATATTTTATATGGTACTGGACAGTTGCCAAAATTTGTTGATGATTTATATAAAATCAGCGGCGCTAATGAGTATTTAATTCCCACTGCCGAAGTTACATTAACTAATATTTATAACAATGAAATTATTGATTTATCTACTACATTTAAAGCTACGGCATATACGGAATGTTTTCGTTCTGAAGCAGGTAGTTCTGGTAAGGATACCAAAGGGATTTTAAGACAGCACCAATTTAAAAAAATAGAATTAGTTAAAATAACTAATAAGGATGTTGCTTGAGATGAGTATTTAAAAACAGTTGATGATGCGCGCAGCGTTTTAGAGGCGTTAGAAATTCCATATCGTGCAGTTATCTTGTGTGGCGGAGATTTAGGATTTTCATCTATGTTTACAACTGATTTAGAATTATGACTTCCATCCGAACAACGCTATCGAGAAGTGTCTAGTGTTAGTTATTTTGGTGATTTTCAAGCACGTCGTGCGATGATTCGTTATCGTGATGCAGAATCAAAAGTACACTATGCACACACTATAAATGGATCTGGGTTAGCGGTTGACCGTGTTATTGCCGCGTTATTGGAAATTTATCAAAATCCAGATGGAAGCATTTCGATTCCTACTGTGTTGCAACCATATATGAATGGAGCAAGATTTATTAAATAA
- a CDS encoding HAD-IIB family hydrolase produces the protein MHFEPYVFAFDLDGTLLQKDNSVHSYTLEIMQKIQQSGHINVIATGRGVAKTLPLLNNKTIDYVDYLVCSNGSCIYDVKKQTTYIINTLDKAIFPYMRKIALDHKLIITIDSADYNATALPDNKVPAWMTDANIMDMNIFNQINLDQMQEIVDLSRTKLTQIALRNPLNQAKQITDLTRVMLKKFDCNIYLTNSIYTDVNPINTSKLIGIEYVLNLLNLTTNNLIAFGDSGNDIEMVLKAKIGVAMQNATSDLIKVADVIIGNHNSATIGEYLEKYITKTQG, from the coding sequence ATGCATTTTGAACCTTATGTTTTTGCTTTTGATTTAGACGGAACTTTACTTCAAAAAGATAATAGTGTGCATTCTTATACTCTTGAAATAATGCAAAAAATACAACAATCTGGACACATTAATGTAATTGCTACTGGGCGCGGAGTAGCTAAAACCTTACCCTTGCTAAATAATAAAACTATTGATTATGTTGACTACTTAGTATGCTCTAATGGTAGTTGTATTTATGATGTTAAAAAACAAACTACTTATATAATTAATACTTTAGATAAGGCAATTTTTCCTTATATGCGTAAAATTGCATTAGATCATAAATTGATTATAACAATTGATTCTGCTGATTATAATGCGACCGCATTACCTGATAATAAAGTGCCTGCCTGAATGACTGATGCCAATATAATGGATATGAATATTTTTAATCAAATTAATCTTGATCAAATGCAAGAGATAGTTGATTTATCTCGAACTAAACTAACTCAAATTGCGTTACGTAATCCATTAAATCAAGCAAAACAGATTACTGATTTAACTAGGGTAATGTTGAAAAAATTTGATTGTAATATTTATCTTACTAATTCTATTTATACTGATGTTAACCCAATTAACACATCTAAGTTAATTGGGATTGAATATGTTTTGAATTTATTGAATTTAACTACAAATAACTTAATTGCCTTTGGTGATAGTGGTAATGATATTGAAATGGTTTTAAAAGCCAAAATTGGCGTAGCGATGCAAAATGCTACTAGTGATTTGATTAAAGTTGCTGATGTGATAATTGGTAATCATAATAGCGCAACAATCGGCGAATACTTAGAAAAATATATAACAAAAACACAAGGTTAA
- a CDS encoding MurR/RpiR family transcriptional regulator: MNKLLTTFFSKNQLDKLTKTELNLINYASNYPEEFYKCSIKQLANKVDISMSVISKLVKKLNFDSLKDMQFFVYHNFLNTDIKNTENIDYQKIILKQLFLFYRESISKTSHLIDLNQINRAINSILDSERIYLYGAGSSYLSASELGINLAKIGINAIAFRDFHSLLLTSSQKDIKNKLVILFSKSCDTKEIKFAIELFVLYKIKFWLITANKQIKNKLDNVILYSTLEQNRRFVSISSKINQQFIADLLFLFIQRNKVSDFEAKYAENIKVLEFWNKK; encoded by the coding sequence ATGAATAAACTTTTGACTACATTTTTTTCTAAAAATCAACTTGATAAATTAACAAAAACCGAATTAAATTTAATTAATTATGCTTCTAACTACCCTGAAGAATTTTATAAGTGTTCTATTAAACAGTTAGCAAATAAGGTAGATATCTCGATGTCGGTGATTTCAAAGCTTGTTAAAAAATTAAATTTTGATTCGCTAAAAGATATGCAATTTTTTGTGTATCATAATTTTCTAAATACAGATATTAAAAACACCGAAAATATTGATTATCAAAAGATAATATTAAAACAATTATTTTTGTTTTACCGCGAATCAATTTCAAAAACCTCACATTTAATTGATTTAAATCAAATAAATAGAGCAATTAACAGTATTTTAGATAGCGAACGAATTTATTTATATGGTGCTGGTTCCTCTTATTTATCTGCCTCTGAATTGGGTATTAATTTAGCAAAAATCGGAATTAACGCAATAGCGTTTCGCGATTTTCATTCTTTATTATTAACAAGTAGTCAAAAAGATATTAAAAATAAATTAGTCATTTTATTTTCTAAATCATGTGATACTAAAGAAATTAAATTTGCAATTGAACTCTTTGTACTGTATAAAATCAAATTTTGATTGATAACAGCAAACAAACAAATTAAAAATAAATTAGACAATGTTATACTATATTCAACTTTGGAACAAAATAGAAGATTTGTTTCTATTTCATCTAAAATCAATCAACAATTTATTGCTGATTTACTCTTTTTGTTTATTCAGCGCAATAAAGTTTCAGATTTTGAAGCAAAATATGCTGAAAATATTAAAGTTTTAGAATTTTGAAATAAAAAATAA